The following is a genomic window from Dermatophilaceae bacterium Soc4.6.
CCACGGCGGACAGCTCGGCCCACCGGGTGAAGCCGCGCTGGAACTCCTCGATCATCGCCTCCGCGTGCTGCTCGCCCCTCTCCGCGACGGCGAGCATGTCGTCCTCGCCCTCGATCCCCTCCGCCGTCAGCATCTGGCGGTGAAGCCCGGCGCAGAAGGACCGGCCGTCGCCGCGCAGGACGACCACGCGGACCTCGTCGGGCGTGTCGGCGGCGACCTGCCCGAGGGCCCGCCACAGGCTCGGTGTCATCGCGTTGCGCTGGCTGGGGTTGGCCAGGGTGACCGTCTGCACGGCGCCCCGGCGTTCCACCCGCAGCCACGGGTGCGGCGTCGTGGCTGCGACCGCCGGGTCGGCGGCGGAGACGGGGTCAGCGGCGAAGACGGTGTCGGTCACCTCGTCAGGCTAGCCGCGTCCCCGCACGTCCGCGCCCACGGCGGGGGGCGGCGGGACGACGGTCAGGCGGCCTCGGACCCCCGGGCGACGAGCAGGTCGTCCATCTGCGAGATCTCCGCCGTCTGGGCGACGACGATGCTCTGGGCCAGGACCAGCACCTCGGGGCGAGCGGAGCGCGACTGGGCGGCCTGGGCCATCACCACACCGGCGCGGTGATGCACGACCATCAGCCGGAGGAACAGCACCTCGGCGTCGCGGCCGCTGGCCGCACCCAGCCGGGCCAGGTCGGTGGCCGACGCCATGCCCGGCATCCGGCCGTCGGGCAGCAGCATCGAGGTGCTGCCGGAGGCGGCGCCCGGCGACCTCCCCGTCATGCCGCCGTGATCACCCTGCTCTCCGGCCATCCAGGTCATGGCCCGCTCCGACGAGGTCTGGCTCAGCCCCCACAGGCGCAGCCAGGCGAACATCTGCCCCGACTGCTGGCTCTGGCTCGTCGCGATGGTCGTAGGCCACGGAGCGCAGCACCGGCTCGGTGCTCTTCTCGCGCACGACGAGCGCCATCTCCACGGCCTGGTTGTGGTGCGTCTGCATGTCGCGCGCGAACCCGGCCTCGGCACTGGTGTCGGACGGGGTGCCCGGCCGCAGGAGCTGACCGCCGGCCACGAACGCCACCGCGAGCGCGAGCAGGGCCACCGCGAGGACCACGGCTCGACGACCCCCCGCCGCCGACGAGCCCACCCTCGCGGGGTCCGAGGTCATGGGCCGACCGGGCCCACCGGGCCCGGGGCGGGGCCGCTCGCACCGTCGGTGCCCCCGGTGCAGGCGGCGCCTGGCTCAGGGGTCTGCGGACCCTGGCGGTAGGCCTTGATGAAGGCCGCCAGCCGCGGGTCGTCGGCACCGGTCAGCAGCAGCTGCTTGCCCCAGGCGGAGGCGACGACGGGGGCCGGCAGCCCGGCATACGGCG
Proteins encoded in this region:
- a CDS encoding DUF305 domain-containing protein, with translation MFAWLRLWGLSQTSSERAMTWMAGEQGDHGGMTGRSPGAASGSTSMLLPDGRMPGMASATDLARLGAASGRDAEVLFLRLMVVHHRAGVVMAQAAQSRSARPEVLVLAQSIVVAQTAEISQMDDLLVARGSEAA
- a CDS encoding DUF305 domain-containing protein — protein: MTSDPARVGSSAAGGRRAVVLAVALLALAVAFVAGGQLLRPGTPSDTSAEAGFARDMQTHHNQAVEMALVVREKSTEPVLRSVAYDHRDEPEPAVGADVRLAAPVGAEPDLVGAGHDLDGRRAG